A window from Telopea speciosissima isolate NSW1024214 ecotype Mountain lineage chromosome 8, Tspe_v1, whole genome shotgun sequence encodes these proteins:
- the LOC122672437 gene encoding aldehyde oxidase GLOX1-like produces MHMQLLNNDRVIIFDRTDFGRSNLSLPNGKCRNDPNDQALKHDCTAHSAEYNVLTNSIRPLMIQTDTWCSSGAVSADGNLIQTGGSNDGERVVRIFQPCSTCDWQEISNGLSARRWYATNHILPDGRIIVIGGRQQFNYEFYPKSTATSTNNQLFSLPFLSQTNDIYEDNLYPFVYHNVDGNLFIFANNQSILFNYTTNSVVKTFPQIPDGNARNYPSTGSSVLLPLNLNNLLMEAEVLICGGAPRGSIQQANSGKFIGALKTCGRIRITDPNPTWTMETMPLARVMGDMTLLPNGQVLIINGAARGVAGWEMGRDPVFYPVLYLPNNPADSSRFQVLNPSSIPRMYHSTAILLRDGRVLVGGSNPHQYYKFTGVLYPTELSLEAFSPPYLDSEYSGIRPAITAPVSYTKLKYGQRLAIHFSVSNTTVDKKKVQVTMVSPTFTTHSFSMNQRVLILNTRRLQVVTKSSYAIAVKTPNSAFLAPAGYYLLYVVHQNVPSEGVWVHIQG; encoded by the coding sequence ATGCACATGCAACTACTCAACAACGATCGAGTTATCATCTTCGATCGCACCGACTTCGGCCGTTCCAATCTCTCCTTACCTAATGGCAAATGCCGTAATGACCCCAATGACCAAGCCCTCAAGCATGACTGCACCGCTCACTCTGCTGAGTACAACGTACTCACTAATTCCATACGTCCCCTTATGATCCAAACCGATACTTGGTGCTCTTCCGGTGCCGTCTCCGCCGACGGCAACCTCATTCAGACTGGCGGATCCAACGACGGCGAACGTGTCGTCAGAATTTTCCAACCTTGCTCCACTTGTGACTGGCAAGAGATTTCTAATGGACTCAGTGCTAGACGTTGGTACGCCACCAATCATATTCTACCGGATGGACGGATCATAGTGATTGGTGGTCGCCAGCAATTCAATTACGAGTTCTACCCCAAATCTACTGCTACTTCCACTAATAATCAGCTCTTCTCCTTACCATTTCTATCACAAACCAATGACATTTACGAAGACAATCTCTACCCTTTTGTTTACCACAATGTGGATGGCAACTTATTCATCTTCGCCAACAACCAATCAATCTTGTTCAACTACACAACTAATTCCGTTGTGAAAACCTTCCCACAAATACCAGATGGGAATGCTCGGAATTACCCAAGCACGGGCTCTTCAGTTCTGCTTCCACTAAACCTTAACAACTTATTAATGGAAGCTGAGGTTCTCATCTGTGGTGGAGCTCCACGTGGGTCAATCCAGCAAGCCAATTCTGGGAAGTTCATCGGAGCACTTAAGACATGTGGAAGGATCCGAATTACTGACCCGAATCCGACATGGACCATGGAGACAATGCCCTTAGCTAGAGTGATGGGTGACATGACTTTACTCCCTAACGGCCAAGTCTTGATCATCAACGGTGCTGCAAGGGGGGTTGCCGGTTGGGAAATGGGTAGGGATCCGGTTTTCTACCCGGTGTTGTACCTACCCAATAACCCAGccgactcgtctcggttccaAGTACTAAACCCATCTTCCATTCCACGTATGTACCATTCCACTGCAATCTTACTACGTGATGGTAGAGTTCTAGTGGGAGGAAGTAATCCTCATCAGTATTACAAATTCACCGGCGTTCTTTATCCGACGGAATTAAGCTTAGAGGCATTCTCACCTCCTTATTTGGATTCGGAATATTCCGGAATACGACCGGCGATCACCGCTCCGGTGTCGTATACTAAGCTAAAGTATGGGCAAAGATTGGCAATACATTTCTCGGTGTCGAATACTACGGTGGATAAGAAGAAGGTACAGGTGACCATGGTGTCTCCAACTTTCACCACACACTCCTTCTCCATGAACCAGAGGGTATTGATACTGAATACCAGGCGTCTACAGGTTGTGACGAAATCGTCGTATGCCATTGCCGTGAAGACTCCAAATTCAGCTTTCCTAGCACCTGCTGGGTATTATCTTCTATACGTGGTTCATCAAAATGTACCAAGTGAGGGGGTTTGGGTTCATATCCAAGGATAG